From one Bacillus sp. FJAT-42376 genomic stretch:
- a CDS encoding NAD(P)H-binding protein has protein sequence MNIAFFGSTGRVGLELASFLTEAGQPFKALVRFPEKLHALGNAEIIEGNARNLVDVERTVAGCKTIISCLNTDGNDTLSVSMEIILDAARKHGVERMITVGTAGILQSRNDSSLYRFQSNESKRRSTRAAEEHAKVYEMLRESDLNWTIACPTYLPDGKLTGIYRSEEDVLPDGGTSISVQDTAHFVFHEWQNPRYTGKRVGLAY, from the coding sequence ATGAACATCGCATTTTTTGGAAGCACGGGCCGGGTAGGCCTTGAACTTGCCTCCTTCCTCACTGAAGCCGGACAGCCCTTCAAAGCACTGGTCCGGTTTCCAGAAAAACTTCATGCTTTAGGGAACGCTGAAATCATAGAAGGAAATGCCCGTAACTTAGTGGACGTGGAAAGAACCGTTGCAGGATGCAAAACGATTATCAGCTGTCTGAATACAGATGGCAATGATACGTTATCCGTCAGCATGGAAATCATCCTGGATGCTGCAAGAAAACATGGCGTTGAAAGAATGATTACCGTTGGAACCGCAGGGATCCTTCAGTCCAGAAATGATTCATCGCTGTACCGGTTCCAATCCAATGAATCGAAGCGGCGTTCAACGAGAGCCGCCGAAGAACATGCGAAGGTGTATGAAATGCTGAGGGAATCGGATTTAAACTGGACAATCGCATGCCCTACCTACTTACCGGATGGAAAGCTCACAGGAATTTACCGCTCTGAAGAAGATGTGCTTCCTGATGGCGGTACATCCATCTCCGTCCAGGACACGGCTCATTTTGTGTTCCATGAATGGCAGAATCCGAGGTATACCGGAAAACGTGTTGGGCTTGCTTATTAG
- a CDS encoding alpha/beta-type small acid-soluble spore protein, with product MANNTSSNQLVVPGAQQAIDQMKYEIASEFGVNLGAETTARANGSVGGEITKRLVQMAQQSFGGAR from the coding sequence ATGGCAAACAACACTAGCTCAAACCAACTAGTAGTACCAGGTGCACAACAAGCTATCGATCAAATGAAATATGAGATCGCTTCTGAGTTTGGAGTAAACCTTGGAGCAGAAACAACTGCTCGCGCTAACGGTTCTGTAGGCGGAGAAATCACAAAACGTCTAGTACAAATGGCTCAACAGTCTTTCGGCGGAGCTCGCTAA
- the ugpC gene encoding sn-glycerol-3-phosphate ABC transporter ATP-binding protein UgpC, translated as MAELVLDSIHKIYDNKVTAVSDFNLHIQDKEFIVFVGPSGCGKSTTLRMIAGLEEISKGDFMIDGKRMNDVAPKDRDIAMVFQNYALYPHMNVYDNMAFGLKLRKFPKDEIDRRVKDAARILGLEQYLDRKPKALSGGQRQRVALGRAIVRDAKVFLMDEPLSNLDAKLRVQMRAEISKLHQRLQTTTIYVTHDQTEAMTMATRLVVMKDGLIQQVGAPKEVYEKPENVFVGGFIGSPAMNFLTGKLSDGFFEMSGEKVTVPEGKMKFLREQGYVGKEIIMGIRPEDIHDEPVFVDASIGSKIDAKIEVSELMGAETMLYSQVAGQEFIARVDSRTDIDPGQVLPLAFDMNKVHFFDKDSESRIRPASEAKAVLV; from the coding sequence ATGGCAGAACTAGTATTGGATTCCATCCATAAAATTTACGACAATAAAGTAACCGCGGTTAGCGATTTTAACCTTCACATTCAGGATAAAGAGTTTATCGTATTCGTAGGGCCTTCAGGCTGCGGTAAGTCTACGACTCTTCGTATGATTGCAGGACTTGAAGAAATTTCAAAAGGCGATTTCATGATCGACGGCAAGCGCATGAATGATGTTGCGCCGAAAGACCGCGATATCGCGATGGTTTTCCAGAACTACGCTCTTTACCCTCATATGAACGTATACGATAACATGGCATTCGGATTAAAACTGCGTAAATTCCCTAAGGATGAAATTGACCGCCGCGTAAAAGACGCAGCAAGAATCCTTGGTCTTGAACAGTATTTAGACCGTAAACCAAAAGCTCTTTCCGGCGGTCAGCGCCAGCGTGTTGCACTTGGACGTGCCATCGTGCGTGACGCAAAGGTTTTCCTTATGGATGAGCCGCTTTCCAACCTTGATGCGAAGCTTCGCGTACAAATGCGCGCAGAAATTTCCAAGCTGCATCAGCGTCTTCAAACGACGACAATTTATGTAACGCATGACCAAACGGAAGCGATGACCATGGCAACACGTCTTGTTGTTATGAAAGACGGTCTGATCCAGCAGGTCGGAGCTCCAAAAGAAGTGTACGAAAAACCTGAAAATGTATTCGTTGGCGGGTTCATCGGATCCCCTGCCATGAACTTCCTGACAGGAAAACTTTCCGACGGCTTCTTCGAAATGAGCGGTGAGAAAGTAACCGTTCCTGAAGGAAAAATGAAGTTCCTTCGCGAGCAAGGCTATGTCGGCAAGGAAATTATCATGGGAATCCGTCCTGAGGATATTCATGATGAGCCTGTATTCGTTGACGCTTCCATCGGTTCTAAAATCGATGCAAAAATTGAAGTATCCGAGCTTATGGGTGCTGAAACTATGCTTTACTCTCAAGTAGCAGGCCAGGAATTTATCGCACGCGTCGATTCCCGTACAGATATCGATCCGGGACAGGTTCTGCCTCTTGCATTTGATATGAACAAAGTTCACTTCTTTGATAAAGATTCTGAATCCAGAATCCGTCCTGCAAGCGAAGCAAAAGCTGTACTAGTGTAA
- a CDS encoding helix-turn-helix domain-containing protein — protein sequence MLQQLKIYFQHDLLSGEPRLMDEYKWFETADGESFGIRKSRLTDKEESLLQALFEEVFLHEDTGGNSAENRWYGYLTGKDPSPPTPLAVRFIHVKFSERIEDKQAFVEAAGGFMEESEVVWLSRQTCVVIEKAASGLLDMESIAALSSSVLSDFFMEPAFFIGQIHESNAQLKEKFDAERHMFLEFPGLLPKNKIMTFYEACPLFLTGSRYRAVQSAISDRLIETLEEEELISTLKVFFSSNLNVSSAAKALYMHRNSLQYRIDRFIERTGIDIKYFSNALAVYLLIIHRENPLPPVE from the coding sequence ATGCTTCAGCAACTGAAGATTTACTTCCAGCATGATCTTCTATCGGGAGAACCAAGGCTGATGGATGAGTATAAATGGTTTGAAACAGCTGACGGAGAGAGTTTTGGCATTCGGAAATCCAGGCTGACAGATAAAGAGGAAAGCTTGCTTCAAGCTCTTTTTGAGGAAGTTTTTCTTCATGAGGATACTGGCGGAAATTCAGCAGAAAATCGGTGGTACGGCTATTTAACGGGAAAAGATCCTTCGCCCCCTACTCCTCTTGCTGTTCGCTTTATTCATGTGAAATTCAGTGAACGCATTGAGGATAAGCAGGCATTTGTGGAAGCGGCGGGAGGATTTATGGAGGAGTCTGAAGTCGTCTGGCTGTCCCGGCAGACGTGTGTTGTTATTGAAAAGGCGGCATCAGGATTGCTTGATATGGAATCCATTGCCGCTCTGTCCTCCTCCGTCCTGAGTGACTTTTTCATGGAGCCTGCCTTTTTCATCGGACAAATCCATGAAAGCAATGCGCAGCTGAAAGAAAAATTTGATGCTGAGCGGCACATGTTCCTGGAGTTCCCGGGACTTCTTCCAAAAAATAAAATCATGACCTTTTATGAAGCCTGTCCCCTATTTCTGACGGGAAGCCGGTATCGGGCTGTTCAAAGCGCGATTTCGGACCGGCTGATTGAAACGCTTGAGGAGGAAGAGCTGATTTCAACGCTGAAGGTGTTTTTTTCCAGCAACTTAAACGTTTCTTCTGCAGCCAAAGCGCTGTATATGCACCGGAACAGCCTTCAATACCGGATTGACCGCTTTATTGAGAGGACAGGGATTGATATTAAATACTTTTCTAACGCCCTTGCGGTTTATCTCTTGATTATTCACAGGGAAAATCCGCTTCCTCCTGTTGAATAG
- a CDS encoding YheE family protein yields MVQHFQWKPLFQQANLPGWRISFYFKGTHYDGIYHKNGQVEWGTSIPPGDEEEHLLTQIHELMLFHVYE; encoded by the coding sequence ATGGTTCAGCATTTTCAGTGGAAACCCTTATTCCAGCAGGCAAACCTGCCGGGATGGCGAATTTCCTTTTATTTTAAAGGAACCCATTACGATGGCATTTACCATAAAAATGGACAGGTGGAATGGGGCACATCCATTCCTCCGGGAGACGAAGAAGAACACTTGCTTACCCAGATCCATGAACTGATGCTTTTTCACGTTTATGAATAA
- a CDS encoding YheC/YheD family protein produces the protein MTTGQPRVAILTASGKNPRTFCGSEFYFKKLIGEISRRGGLCYVLTPEGMKDRYAEGFSFFAEKHQWRIIKAPLPDVVYNRIPTRTAEQKAEECLKKLKEKQIILCNPSFFNKWEVWNALSDVPLLRPFLPITSFIESEEDLKEWTARLGKIYIKPVHQCKGKGIMKVTMLSKHAVLAETIEAPPFQTTIEEVWEKISGTPVIVQQSIDSDLINGRKYDLRILGVFNGTSHVLAGTGVRVAKKQNLTTHVPAGGEIVPFRLIENRVDQNQLHFLTETAGKALSERYGLIGEFSIDAGLDQNGNLYIYEINSKPMKFDEPEIERARISQLSRLFLHLAETRSF, from the coding sequence ATGACGACCGGTCAGCCGAGGGTTGCCATTTTGACGGCTTCAGGAAAAAATCCCCGGACCTTCTGCGGCAGCGAGTTTTATTTTAAAAAACTGATCGGGGAGATTTCCAGACGCGGCGGTCTATGCTATGTCCTTACACCCGAAGGAATGAAGGACCGGTATGCGGAAGGATTCAGCTTCTTTGCCGAAAAGCATCAATGGCGAATCATTAAAGCTCCGCTTCCGGACGTTGTCTACAACCGGATTCCAACAAGAACAGCCGAACAAAAAGCGGAGGAGTGCCTTAAGAAGCTGAAAGAAAAACAAATCATCCTGTGCAATCCTTCCTTTTTCAATAAATGGGAAGTCTGGAATGCTCTATCCGATGTCCCCCTTCTCCGTCCCTTTCTCCCGATCACCTCCTTTATAGAAAGTGAGGAAGATTTAAAGGAATGGACGGCAAGACTTGGAAAAATCTACATTAAGCCAGTCCATCAATGCAAAGGAAAAGGCATTATGAAGGTGACTATGCTAAGCAAACACGCTGTACTGGCAGAAACGATTGAAGCGCCTCCCTTTCAAACAACGATTGAAGAGGTGTGGGAGAAAATTTCCGGCACACCTGTCATCGTTCAGCAGTCCATCGATTCGGATTTGATCAATGGAAGGAAATACGATTTGCGAATCCTTGGCGTTTTTAATGGAACATCCCACGTGCTCGCTGGAACCGGAGTGCGCGTAGCGAAAAAACAAAACCTGACCACCCATGTACCAGCCGGAGGAGAAATCGTGCCATTCCGCCTGATTGAAAATCGGGTTGATCAAAATCAGCTGCACTTTCTCACAGAAACAGCCGGGAAAGCCCTATCAGAAAGGTATGGACTGATCGGGGAATTTTCAATCGATGCCGGCCTCGATCAAAACGGGAACCTTTACATTTACGAAATCAATTCCAAGCCCATGAAATTTGATGAACCCGAAATTGAACGTGCCCGCATTTCGCAGCTTTCCAGGCTGTTCCTTCATCTGGCGGAAACCCGATCCTTTTGA
- a CDS encoding YheC/YheD family protein: MSEFYTLYLLDENDSGPEFHFPAGHDVFDSVTHAAFGTFCLPCTSQTSGKSESEIGIHPALVKKLKLPFAGKTRILVHDGILYLGPLIGIFTAGFTDSLLRPIGERSLFFAKMMSMDQTAGMYTVVFGAHHINWENGTVTGYTYGQKGWSELEVPIPNVVYDRLPNRKVENHQALKLVKRRLIEEYGIPWFNPGFFNKWDIHQTLSDIPEAQGYLPETVLGPTLEKIEQMLSSYKSVYLKPANGSLGLGVFQIMYSRKEECYFCKYRDETFQNKLRKYPSLEHFFKHSFEGRLLDAYLAQQGIELFQQGGQPVDFRIHTNKDAEGEWNVTAIAAKVAGRGSVTTHLNSGGIVKTLEELFDDPQERIRVLHHLTDASILLSRHIDSKVPGFIGEIGFDLGLDQSGKVWLFEANSKPGRSIFSHPKLKDGDLLSRRQFLDYAMFLMKKSVESPEDIVQ; encoded by the coding sequence ATGTCCGAATTTTATACACTCTATCTGCTCGATGAAAACGACAGCGGACCGGAATTTCATTTCCCCGCCGGCCATGATGTGTTCGATTCCGTCACCCATGCCGCTTTTGGAACGTTCTGCCTTCCGTGCACTTCTCAGACGAGCGGAAAAAGCGAATCCGAAATCGGAATCCATCCTGCACTCGTGAAGAAACTGAAGCTCCCTTTTGCGGGGAAAACAAGGATTCTCGTTCATGACGGAATTCTGTATCTAGGTCCGCTGATCGGCATTTTCACAGCAGGATTTACAGATTCGCTTCTCCGTCCGATTGGGGAACGCTCATTATTTTTTGCGAAAATGATGAGCATGGACCAGACAGCCGGAATGTATACGGTTGTCTTCGGCGCCCATCACATCAATTGGGAAAATGGAACGGTCACCGGCTATACATATGGCCAAAAAGGGTGGAGCGAGCTTGAAGTCCCTATCCCAAACGTCGTATATGACCGCCTTCCGAACCGAAAAGTGGAAAACCATCAGGCTCTGAAGCTCGTGAAACGCCGGCTGATCGAAGAATACGGAATCCCATGGTTCAATCCAGGCTTCTTCAACAAATGGGACATTCACCAAACGCTATCCGACATTCCGGAAGCCCAAGGGTATTTGCCTGAAACCGTCCTCGGTCCGACTCTGGAAAAAATTGAGCAAATGCTCAGTTCCTATAAAAGCGTGTATTTGAAGCCGGCAAACGGCAGCCTTGGTCTCGGAGTGTTTCAGATCATGTACAGCCGGAAGGAAGAATGCTACTTCTGCAAATACAGGGATGAAACCTTTCAGAACAAACTGAGAAAGTATCCTTCCCTTGAACATTTCTTCAAGCATTCCTTCGAAGGCCGGCTCCTTGATGCGTATCTTGCCCAGCAGGGAATCGAGCTGTTCCAGCAGGGCGGCCAGCCGGTTGATTTCCGTATTCACACAAACAAAGATGCGGAAGGCGAGTGGAATGTAACGGCGATTGCGGCGAAGGTTGCCGGGCGGGGCAGCGTCACGACTCACTTAAACAGCGGAGGCATTGTGAAAACACTGGAGGAGCTGTTCGATGATCCCCAGGAACGAATCCGTGTCCTGCATCATTTAACCGACGCCTCCATATTGCTCAGCCGTCATATTGACAGTAAAGTTCCCGGGTTCATCGGGGAAATTGGATTTGATCTCGGATTGGATCAGTCAGGGAAGGTCTGGCTGTTTGAAGCCAATTCCAAACCCGGACGCTCCATCTTTTCCCATCCGAAGCTCAAGGATGGAGATTTGCTTTCAAGACGGCAATTCCTTGATTATGCCATGTTTCTCATGAAGAAGTCTGTTGAATCGCCGGAGGATATCGTTCAATGA
- a CDS encoding YheC/YheD family protein, whose product MKMTLGFMTLHQEAEKAYSTEIAKRSGAYGLTLFRFCPADIQPGTALVKGFVYENETWTPSLQPIPAYIYDRCFYSKGDRSSKSRPIAEWLKNRPDTVFLGKGLPDKWAVYEAVKKDSTLSFYLPDTTLIQTAKDVLPLLFRERQCMLKPLKGSQGRGIIALTLSGKTIEAVYHSGVHKKTKPFPSLDEFESWMNLFLKQSPHAYLMQPLLSLSDRNRYPFDIRILMQKDGNGNWTERGRGIRRGYQGSFISNLGSGGEGNSYEDWFSKLSRRQAYLFHDDLSTILAKLPLVLEESFASLFELGIDIGYSRDGSIWILDVNSKPGRQLIMQTLPEQKNNLFEAPLAYCKHLISGNSLAGSDRPLPE is encoded by the coding sequence ATGAAGATGACACTCGGATTTATGACGCTTCATCAGGAAGCGGAAAAAGCATATTCCACTGAAATTGCCAAAAGATCCGGTGCCTACGGACTGACACTGTTCCGTTTCTGTCCTGCTGATATTCAGCCCGGCACGGCGCTTGTAAAAGGATTTGTATATGAAAACGAAACGTGGACACCTTCTCTCCAGCCCATTCCAGCCTATATTTATGACCGGTGCTTTTACAGCAAGGGGGACCGCTCATCTAAATCCCGCCCTATAGCCGAATGGCTGAAAAACAGACCCGATACGGTTTTTCTTGGAAAGGGACTGCCCGATAAATGGGCCGTGTACGAGGCGGTCAAAAAAGATTCCACTCTCTCCTTCTATCTTCCCGACACCACACTCATTCAGACAGCCAAGGATGTACTCCCGCTTCTGTTCCGTGAAAGACAATGCATGTTAAAGCCATTAAAAGGCTCTCAGGGACGCGGGATTATCGCCCTGACCCTTAGCGGAAAAACCATTGAAGCCGTATATCACAGCGGGGTTCATAAAAAAACGAAGCCCTTCCCTTCTTTGGATGAATTTGAATCGTGGATGAATCTGTTCCTAAAGCAATCCCCCCACGCTTACTTAATGCAGCCTCTCCTTTCGCTCTCAGACCGGAACCGCTATCCGTTTGATATCCGGATTCTGATGCAAAAGGATGGAAACGGCAACTGGACCGAGCGCGGACGGGGAATTCGAAGAGGGTACCAAGGCTCCTTCATTTCCAATTTGGGAAGCGGCGGAGAAGGCAACTCCTACGAGGACTGGTTCAGCAAACTATCAAGGCGCCAGGCTTATCTTTTCCATGATGATCTTTCCACCATTCTGGCGAAGCTTCCCCTTGTTCTCGAGGAATCGTTCGCTTCCCTGTTCGAGCTCGGAATCGATATCGGCTATTCCCGGGACGGATCAATCTGGATTCTCGACGTCAACTCAAAGCCCGGACGACAGCTTATTATGCAAACATTGCCGGAACAGAAAAACAATCTTTTTGAAGCCCCCCTTGCATACTGCAAGCACCTGATTTCAGGGAATAGTCTCGCCGGCAGCGACCGCCCATTACCAGAATGA
- a CDS encoding YheC/YheD family protein produces the protein MKWKKTDLFLHDDPNPSVKISSGLLEQFREFSNSRWCVLSIGRNSVKVRLVIINDKSSFLSLSKSAALSASIPERLIGGQTLQIRMEADRISLGPVFAILTDSRAAENHISLGNMEDYFTELASYCAERGYLFYLFALKDWKEGNVSGWVRQDEQWVRTVMPYPDVIHNRLHQRKTELGFPFISFTKELVRLGIPFFNHRFLNKWEVYEWLESDPVLLPYVPASKKLASKKDFDLYTATYADFFIKPIYGSQGKKIFRVRETDDGYLLDDTSSIEPASRFKETDELFRHMYPRLTKEPYMLQETIRIITYHSKPLDFRILCHKKNEQVWGVTSMTARVSSDSTFVSNLYQGGTAYPVKKILTELYGDKKARSIRNMLAELSEEICLAVERNTDGCYGEFGIDLTLDEDERLWLIEINSKPSKNSEYVSGLVKVRPSAKAVADFGMHLSNRNEVEKK, from the coding sequence ATGAAATGGAAAAAAACCGATCTTTTTCTTCACGATGATCCAAATCCGTCTGTCAAAATCAGCAGCGGACTGCTTGAACAATTCAGGGAATTTTCAAATTCCCGATGGTGTGTCCTTTCGATTGGAAGGAATAGTGTGAAAGTCCGGCTCGTAATTATAAATGATAAGAGTTCTTTCCTCTCCTTATCCAAGTCCGCCGCCCTCTCTGCTTCCATTCCGGAACGGCTGATTGGCGGCCAAACCCTTCAGATTCGCATGGAAGCAGACCGGATTTCGCTTGGACCCGTTTTTGCCATCCTTACAGACAGCCGGGCTGCAGAGAATCACATTTCACTCGGGAATATGGAGGATTATTTTACAGAGCTTGCTTCTTACTGTGCGGAGAGAGGGTATTTATTTTATCTGTTTGCTTTGAAAGACTGGAAAGAAGGGAACGTCAGCGGCTGGGTGCGGCAGGATGAACAGTGGGTAAGGACGGTGATGCCTTATCCGGACGTTATTCACAACCGGCTGCATCAAAGAAAAACGGAGCTCGGGTTCCCATTCATTTCTTTTACAAAAGAACTGGTCCGGCTTGGAATCCCTTTTTTTAATCACCGCTTCTTAAACAAATGGGAGGTTTATGAATGGCTTGAATCGGATCCTGTTCTGCTGCCATACGTTCCGGCTTCTAAAAAACTTGCTTCCAAGAAGGATTTCGATCTGTACACCGCAACCTATGCTGATTTTTTTATTAAGCCGATCTACGGGAGCCAGGGGAAAAAAATATTCAGGGTCCGGGAAACGGATGACGGATATTTACTCGATGATACGTCTTCCATAGAACCGGCTTCCCGATTCAAGGAAACCGATGAACTATTCAGGCATATGTATCCGAGGCTGACAAAAGAGCCTTACATGCTTCAGGAAACCATCCGCATCATTACGTACCACAGCAAGCCTCTCGACTTCCGCATTCTCTGCCATAAAAAGAATGAACAGGTATGGGGGGTCACGTCGATGACAGCAAGGGTTTCATCAGACAGCACCTTCGTTTCGAATCTATATCAGGGAGGCACAGCCTATCCGGTCAAAAAAATTCTGACGGAGCTGTACGGCGATAAAAAAGCCCGCAGCATCCGAAACATGCTTGCAGAACTATCCGAAGAAATCTGCCTTGCTGTCGAACGGAATACGGACGGCTGCTACGGAGAGTTCGGAATTGATTTGACATTGGATGAGGATGAGCGTCTCTGGCTGATCGAAATTAATTCCAAGCCTTCCAAAAACAGCGAATACGTTTCAGGGCTTGTAAAAGTAAGACCCTCCGCTAAAGCGGTGGCGGATTTTGGAATGCATTTAAGTAATCGAAATGAGGTGGAAAAGAAATGA
- a CDS encoding DUF445 family protein, producing the protein MSVLWTFIFMIGIGAAIGGITNHLAIQMLFRPYNPVYVFGKRVPFTPGLIPKRRDQMAEQMGKMVIEHLLTADSLKKKITESSFGQALESWAEKMVFDWLKQNQTVLEIAEKAGVSHADEKTEQMILTMIENKWREFEAENREKTLSELMPPALEAKLDGKAKEIAHYIILSGIRYFESVEGKNRIRNMIDDFLAERGRLGSMIQMFTGNMNLSDLVQPELIKFLKNGETEAFIGDLITGEWQKAKQLKFREIQEKLNLNESIGELKTRIIRSAGIKDWYGKTVYEITEPYHNQMRTRFIPNMISMALGGLTNHMDELMKQLRIEQIVKEQVDTFSTQRLEQMVLSITSSELKMITYLGALLGGLIGIIQALFAIFQG; encoded by the coding sequence ATGAGCGTACTATGGACTTTTATTTTTATGATTGGAATTGGAGCAGCGATTGGCGGAATCACGAACCATCTGGCCATTCAAATGCTGTTCAGGCCCTATAATCCTGTCTACGTATTTGGAAAGCGGGTCCCCTTTACTCCGGGTCTGATTCCGAAGCGAAGAGACCAAATGGCGGAGCAGATGGGGAAAATGGTGATCGAACATTTGCTTACGGCGGATAGCCTCAAGAAGAAAATAACAGAATCTTCTTTTGGACAGGCCCTTGAATCATGGGCTGAAAAAATGGTGTTTGACTGGTTGAAACAAAATCAGACAGTGCTCGAAATCGCTGAAAAAGCTGGCGTCAGTCACGCGGATGAGAAAACCGAGCAAATGATTTTAACAATGATTGAGAACAAATGGAGAGAATTTGAAGCGGAAAACCGCGAAAAGACTCTGTCGGAGCTAATGCCGCCGGCGCTTGAAGCAAAGCTTGACGGAAAAGCGAAAGAAATCGCTCATTATATAATCCTTTCAGGGATCCGCTATTTTGAGAGCGTGGAAGGCAAAAACAGGATCCGGAATATGATCGATGACTTCCTGGCAGAACGCGGCCGCCTGGGAAGCATGATTCAAATGTTTACTGGTAATATGAACCTATCCGACCTCGTGCAGCCGGAGCTGATCAAATTCCTGAAAAACGGCGAAACGGAAGCCTTTATCGGCGACTTAATTACAGGCGAATGGCAAAAAGCAAAGCAGCTGAAATTCCGGGAGATTCAGGAGAAATTGAATCTGAACGAGAGCATCGGCGAGCTTAAAACCAGGATCATCCGCTCTGCCGGCATCAAGGATTGGTATGGCAAAACGGTCTACGAAATAACAGAGCCTTACCACAATCAGATGAGAACGAGGTTCATCCCAAATATGATTTCGATGGCACTTGGCGGTTTGACCAATCATATGGATGAGCTCATGAAACAGCTTCGAATTGAGCAGATCGTCAAGGAACAGGTCGATACGTTCTCCACTCAAAGACTGGAGCAGATGGTGCTCTCCATTACAAGCAGTGAGTTGAAAATGATTACTTATTTGGGAGCCCTGCTCGGCGGTCTGATTGGAATCATCCAGGCTTTGTTCGCCATTTTCCAAGGGTAA
- a CDS encoding YlbF family regulator, translating to MSNHLYDEASGLEKALRESTEYKQLRALYDQVNADEAAKNMFDNFRDIQLKLQQKQMSGQEISQEEVEQAQKSVALVQQHPTIAQLMEAEQRMSMVIAELNKIIMKPLEELYGAVE from the coding sequence ATGTCAAACCATTTATATGATGAAGCAAGCGGTCTGGAAAAAGCGCTTCGCGAAAGCACAGAATACAAGCAGCTGAGAGCGCTGTACGATCAAGTAAACGCAGATGAAGCAGCTAAAAATATGTTCGACAACTTCCGTGACATTCAGCTGAAGCTTCAGCAAAAACAAATGTCCGGCCAGGAAATCTCACAAGAGGAAGTCGAGCAGGCGCAAAAATCTGTCGCGCTTGTCCAGCAGCATCCAACGATCGCCCAACTTATGGAAGCCGAACAGCGCATGAGCATGGTTATCGCCGAACTAAATAAAATCATCATGAAGCCGCTTGAAGAGCTATACGGAGCGGTAGAATAA